Part of the Flavobacterium sp. KS-LB2 genome is shown below.
GTTATTTTTTCAGGAAACCAGCCCAATTCTGACGGCAAAATTCCTTTTTTATCTAATCTTGATTTTGATGGTTCAAAAATCGCATCATCACTTCCTGTAACTTGATACCCTTTGTTGTGCAGTGCTAAAGCGAGATTGTGCATCGCGCTTCCGCCGATAGCTATAAAATGTGTACGCATTCTAATTTTCAGTTTATGATTGTTTAATTCAAGAAGATATAAAATTAATCTTGAACTTTTTTATTATTATAGTTTTCTAATATTGCTTTTGCTTTTTCAGGCTCTTGCATTTTATTCTTGTATAAGCTAGCTAACTTTTGATAACTAGTCTTTGAACCACCTACAATTATAGCTTTTTTATACTGCAATTCTGCTACTTTATATCTTTTAAAATATTCCTCTATATGCCCTCTTGACAAATATCCATCCATAGGAGACAATCGCAATAATTCATTTGAATATTTAATGGCTTTAGATTCACTTCCTCCAACAATTCCTGGCAACTGAATATACAACTCAATTAACGCCCAACGGGCTTCAATATGCTTTGGATTTAGAGTGATTGCTTTTTCGAAGGAGGACTTCACTTCATCAATCATTCCAAGGGCTTTAAACTTATTTACCTCTTTAGCTTTCATTCCTAAAGCTCCACCGTATTTATAATAATAATTAGCTTCGGATGGTTTTAGTTGCTTGAGTTTTTTATAATATCCAATTGCTTTATCCCAAGATTTATTCTGTCCTGCAATGTCTCCGAGATATTCAATCGTTTTTAAATCTGATGGATTGGACTTTAAAACTGATTCAAAAGCCAACTGTGCCTGATCATATTTCTCTTCTTTGAAAAATTTTTCAGCTTTTTCATAATTGGACTGGGACCACATTATTATTGGTAGAAATAAAAGAATTAATAGTAACTGTTTCATAATTCAAAAATAAGGAAATTTATACTTGAAATTCCCTAAGTATGTGAAAGGTTTAACTATTTTTTACAAAAAAAACCGTCTCATATATCACACGAGACGGTTTTTATAATGTACTTAAAATGAAAAACTAGTCATTCAACATTTTCCATAATTTATCTTTCAATTCTGTCAAACCTTGTTGAGCCACAGAAGAAATAAACATATAAGGAACATCCTTGAAAGCAACATCCAATTCGGTTTTCAATTCTGCTTTTAACTCATCATCCAGCATATCGCATTTAGAAATTACTAGCAAACGCTCTTTGTCTAGCATTTCAGGATTGTATTTAGTCAATTCGTTTACTAAAATATCGTACTCCGCTTTGATATCTGGAGTATCAACGGGAACTAAAAATAATAAAGTCGAATTACGCTCAATATGTCTTAAAAAATAATGCCCAAGACCTTTCCCTTCAGCAGCTCCTTCAATAATTCCAGGAATATCCGCAATTACAAACGATTGAAAATCCCTGTAGGCCACAATTCCAAGATTCGGTTTTAGAGTCGTAAAAGGATAATCAGCAATTTTTGGTTTAGCCGAAGTCAGTACTGACAACAACGTTGATTTTCCTGCATTAGGAAATCCTACTAAACCTACATCAGCCAATACTTTCAATTCTAAAATCACATCCATTTCTACACCAGGCAAACCAGGTTGTGAGTATCTAGGTGTTTGATTCGTAGAACTTCTAAAGTGCCAGTTTCCTAAACCACCTTTTCCACCGCGAGATAGAATTTGTTTTTCACCATCTTCGGTGATTTCAAACAATATTTCTCCCGTTTCTTTATCTTTGACTACTGTCCCCAAAGGCACTTCAATGAATTTATCATCTCCATCGGCACCAGTGCTTCTATCTCCACTACCATCACCACCATTACCGGCTTTAATATGACGCGCAAATTTTAGGTGAAACAATGTCCAAAGACCTTTGTTTCCCACTAAATAAACATGGCCTCCACGACCACCATCACCACCATCAGGCCCACCTTTTTCAATAAATTTTTCTCTATGCAAATGCGTCGATCCTTTCCCTCCTTTTCCGGAAGAAACATATATTTTTACGTAATCTACAAAATTCCCCTCTGTCATTTTTTTTAATTTCAGATTTCAGCTTTCGGGCTTCAGATTGAAAAACTCAAACTGTTTTGCCTTTCCTGTCGTCTATTTCTATTTTAATTATTTAAGTGCTTTCACCATCACTTTATCAATCTTCACGCCATCCATATCAATGACTTCTAACTCAAATTTTTGCCAAATCAATTTTTCTCCTTGTTTTGGAATATGAGAGAGTTCTGTCATTATTAATCCACTCACCGTAGTCACCTCATAATCATTGATTAATTCATCTAATTCAAAGTACGTCAAAAAATCATGTAACGAATAATGCCCGTCAACTAACCAAGTTCCATCTTCTCTTTCAATCAACTGAAAATCATCTTTATAAAAATCAGAAGCATCACCAACCAAGGCTTCAAGAATATCATTCAACGTTATTACACCTTGAAAAACACCGTACTCATCTGATACAAACGCATAATGTATGCCTGTTTTTTTAAAATTTTCTAAAGCAACATAAGCAGTAGTTTGCTCCATCATAAAAGGAGCTTCCGTCATTATAGCTGCTAAATTGAAACTTTCATTTTCAAAATGAGCAAAAATATTTTTCAGATTAACAACCCCAACAATATCGTCATAATTTTCGCCATAAACCGGGTAAATAGAATGCAATTCCTTGAGCATAAACTCTCTAACCTGTTCTTTATCAGAATGCAAAGGTAGAAAAACAACCGATTTTCTGTGCGTCATCAAGGAGTTTATTTTTCTATCTCCAATATGAAAAACACGTTCTACAATATCTTGTTCTATTTCCTGAACTTCACCTCCTTCGGTGCCTTCCTTGATAATTGCTTTTATTTCCTCCTCTGTTACTTTTCCGTCAGCTGTGGGTTTTATTTGCAAAATATCCAATAAAAAGTCTGTTGAATGCGTTAACAACCAAATGAATGGCGCGGTAACTATCGAAACAATTTTCATAGGTAGTGCAACCGCTTTTGCAATGGCTTCTGGATGATTTAAACCGATTCTTTTAGGTAATAATTCTCCTAAAACTAAAGAGAAAAAAGTCAAAACAACAACAACTAAACCTACAGCAACTGGGTGTGCGTACGGTTTTAAAAATTCAAATCCACTTACAAAGGTTTCTACATCTACAGTTATCTTATCCCCGCTATAAATACCAGTAAGAATTCCTATTAGTGTTATTCCTATTTGTACGGTTGATAAGAATTTGTTTGGCGAATTTGCCAAATCGAGTGCAATTTTAGCGCTTTTATTTCCTTTTTTTGCTGCAGTCTCTAATCTGTTTTTTCGTGCTGAAATCAATGCGATTTCTGACATTGAGAAAACCCCATTTAATAGTATTAGAAAAAATATTATTAGTATTTCCAATTTTTTAGTTGATTCGTTTTTTGTTTAAAATCTAATTTCTGAATTTTTACTTTCTGAAATCTGCAATCTGGATTTTAGCCCAGATGGTAATGAAAAGCCCAGAGTTTAAAAAGCTGATTTTTCTTGTCAAAAAAGAGCGCCCAAAGGAAGCTCCTTTTATGGCTTAGAAAAACAGCTATTTTAACGAGGACTTGAAATGTACAGCTGGAATTGCTCCTATAAATTATCAATCACGTTGCTTACTCTTTCTGTAATTTCAGCGATTGAACCTATTCCGTTTACGGCATAAAACTTTCCTTGCTCCTCATAATAATTCATTAAAGGCGCTGTTTTTTCATTATATTCTTGGTAGCGATTTCTAATTTTTTCTTCATCTTGATCGTCAATTCTACCACTTGTTTTCCCTCTTTCCAATAGGCGTTTTACTAAAATCTCGTCATCGGCTTCTAGTGCGATTGTGGCCGCAACTTTAGAACCTATTGAAATAAGAAAAGCATCTAAAGCCTCGGCTTGTGAAATGGTCCTTGGATATCCGTCAAACAAAATCCCATTAGTATCTGGGTGCTTGTTTACCTCATCAATCAGCATTTTTGTAGTGAGTTCATCTGGCACTAAATCTCCAGCATCCATAAATACTCTTGCTTGTTTGCCTAGTTCTGTATCATTTTTTAAATTAAAACGAAATACATCACCAGTTGATATATGTGTTAATTTGTATTTTTCTTTTAAAAACTCAGCTTGAGTTCCTTTACCAGCTCCTGGTTTTCCAAATAAAACAATGTTAGTCATGTTGTTCTTGTATAGTTATTCTTTTAGTTTATATACTTCAGGTAAATTTCTTCCCAAGCCATCGTAGTCTAAGCCAAAACCCACAATAAATTTATTTGGAATTCGGATTCCAACATAGTCTATTTTAATATCTTTCTTATATGCTTCGGGTTTGAAAAAAAGTGTTGCTATTTTAAAATGTTTTACATTTTGTTTTTTGAATAATTCTTTCAGCTCTACCAATGTATTTCCGGTATCAACAATATCCTCGATTATAACTACACTACGTCCTGTCAAATCCTGATTTATACCTATTAATTGTTTCACTTCGTTTGTGGAAGAAGTTCCTTCATAGGAAGCCATTTTTATAAAAGATACTTCACATGGTTTTTTGTATAATTTCATAAAGTCCGAAACTACCATAAAAGAGCCATTCAGCACACCCACAAATACAGGTGTTTCATGAGCAAAATCAGCTTCGACTTGCGAAACCATTTTAGCAATGGCAAAATCAATTTCTTTAGCAGAAATAAACGGAACAAATTGTTTATCGTGAAGTTGTATCATTATTTTCGTGTTTAAAATAATGCGCAAAGATACAGAATTCGGATTTGACAATTGATAATTGGGCATTAATTTCTGACTAACGAATCAAACAAGTTAATTACCCAAACAATCCTTACATTTAAAATTACAAAAAAAACAAACAATATACTCAAAAACAAGTAGTTAAACGATTATTAAAATCCGTTAATCGAAAAAAAATTGTTGGAATTTTATTTATCCCTAAATTTAAGTAGTAGGATATTGAAAATCGTAAAACTATGGCTTCACTAAATCCAAATACAGCAATTTTAGGCATCAAAAACGCTAAACATTTATTGCGAAGAGCAACTTTTGTTTATACCAAGGCCCTAATAGAACAGTACTCTAAATTAACTCCCAACGAGGCTTTGCATTTATTATTGGTAGAGAGCACACTCCCTTTAAATTTGCCTTATGACTCTTTACCAACTACTGCACCAGATGGCTTTTGGACAGAATCTACTAATCTTGCCTCTTCATTTCCGAATCAATATGGCAAAGGCACAATAGTAACTGGTTGGTGGTGGTTTAATGCCATAAATACTCCTACATTAAAATTCAAACTTTCCCATTTTCTATCTACTCGATTTACAGTTATAAAAAACGAACAAGTTTTTGGATCAGCAACTGAATTTTATGATTACATCAGATTACTTTTATTTTATTCCTATGGAAATTATAAAATATTAGCAAAAAAAATAACATTAAATAACTCGATGCTTTCTTTTTTAAATAACACTTCTAATATAAAAAGTTCTCCAAATGAAAATTATGCTCGTGAATTTTTAGAGTTATTCACTATTGGAAAAGGAGCCCAAATTGCACCCGGGAACTACACCAATTACACAGAATCAGATATCGTGCAAGCTGCAAGAGTATTAACTGGTTTTAAAAGAAAGTATGAGAGATCTATAATAGATTCAGAAACTGGAATCCCAAAAGGATACAATCAATTTTCAGATCACAACACAAGCTCTAAATCATTTAGCAGTGCTTTTAATAATAAAACAATTGCATCTGCAACTGATGCAGCCTCGATGGATACTGAATTAAACAGCTATATTGACATGGTCTTTGAACAACCAGCTACTGCTAAAAACATTTGTAGAAAAATATACACTTATTTTGTGAAAAGTAACATTTCGGAAGAAGTCGAAAACGACATAATAAATCCATTAGCTCAAGACTTTTATGACAATGGATATGAAATTGTTCCCATAATTCGAAAATTATTAGAAAGTCAACATTTTTATGATTTAGATGACAGTAACGCTACCGATGAAACTATAGGTGGAATAATAAAATCACCTCTTCAACAATTGTCAGAAATATGTACCTATTTAAAAGCTTCTATTCCTGACCCTTCCTCAAATCCATCCTATTTTTATTATAATTTTTGGACTTATTTTGTCAGCAATACCTTTTTTATACGTTCCAATATGATTTTATTTGAACCCGAAAATGTTGCTGGACACGCCGCATACTACCAAGCTCCAAATTTTGACAAAACATGGATTTCATCTTCTACATTAATTGCGAAATATAGGTTAGGAGAATCACTGCTCGATGGCATTAACAGAATAAGCGGTAATAGTAACATTATAACTAAAATAAACATATCGGCAGTTATAAAAAATGATGGTATCATATCAAATCCTTCGAACCCTTTTACATTAACTTCTGAACTATGCAACGCACTTTTCGCTCAGGAACCGGACACAGATCGTATTAACTACTTTATGAATTCGTTCCTCCTGCAAGGTCTTACTAATTATTACTGGACTGAAGCCTGGAATAATTTTATTAGTACCAATAATAGTTCAGTAGTCGAATCTCGATTAAAGCTATTAGTAACCAAAATATTAAGAGCTCCCGAATCTCAAATGTTTTAATTTTATTTCCAAATTATGTTTATCGGCACGATATTAAGAGACCCCAAATCTCGGATGTTTTAGTATTATTTCAATAATTAATAACAAAACAACAAATATCATGAGAAGAAGAAATTTTATTAAATTGACTTCAACAGCTAGCGCACTTTCATTATTGCCTACAGAAGTTTTTGCTCTTTTTAAATCTGCAGGAATGACGACCTGTCCTGATTCTAACTCAAAAAAAATAGTTTTAATTCAATTGGCAGGGGCTAATGATGGATTAAACACTATTGTACCTCTAAATCAATATGACACTTATGCTTCCTTACGACCAAATATAAAGCTTAATAATATTGGGCAAGCAAATGGCGTAATCAATCTAGATTCAACTGTACCTTTAACAAACCAAGTGGGATTACATCCTTCTTTGACTGGTTTTAAAGACTTATATGACAAAGGGTTTATGAGAATCATTCAAGGTGTTGGCTATCCCTCTCAAGATAAATCTCATTTTAAATCGACTGATTTGTGGCTAACAGGAGGTGACGGCACAATGGCAAATAATTATTTTGACAGTGGATGGATAGGACGTTTTCTAGAGAATTATTACACTGCCTTTTTAAATTCAAATTTTCCTTTAGGCATTCAATTAGGGAGTAGCGATAATTCGTTAGGTTTCCATGGAGTTATCGAGCATGGAATGTCTCTAAATATAAGTGGTCAGGATTTATCAGGATTTTATTCTGTCGTAAATGGCTTAGGTGGAACTCCCCCAACAAATATTCCTGATTCAGAATATGGAGGCTTAATCCAATATATAATTAATAATGATACCTCTACAAATTCTTATGCCCAGACTATTACTAACTCATTTAATTCAGGCTCTAATTCTTTAACATATCCAAATACGAGTTTATCCAATCAGTTAAAAACAGTCGCTCGTTTTATTTCAGGAGGTCTTGAAACTAAGGTATATTTAGTTAAAGTAGGAGGATTTGATACTCATGATATGCAGGTCGCGGCTAACAATACTACACATTTAGGTAATCATGCGAATCTTTTAACTCAAATATCCGAAGCAATCAACTCTTTCATTACAGATTTAAACAATCAAAACATAGCTAATGATGTTGTAGCTATCACTTTTTCAGAATTTGGACGAAAAGCGGGAGAAAATGCAAGTTTAGGAACTGATCATGGTGAAATTGCCCCAATGTTTGTTTTTGGAAATGCTATAAACCCAGGTATATCAGGAACAAATATTAATTTATCCGAAGCAGTTTCGACTAATAATTATCAAGTAAGAACTGTTCAGCATGATTACAGAAGAGTTTTCAGTACAGTACTTCAAGATTGGTTTGGAACAAGTAATAAGACATTAGATCTCACTTTCTATAATAATACTACCAACATTGGATTTTCAAATAACAAAATTGCAGATTTAATAAAAACTCAAAACATAGTTAATGCAACTTGCTATACCGACAATTTACTATCTACTAATGAATATAAGAACAATTATGAGGTAATTGTTTATCCTAATCCAGTATCAGAACTCCTAACAATAAACGCTCCTAACAACAATGATATTCTTGCTGTTTCTATTTACTCTATGGATGGAAAATTTATTGGAAAATATAAGAACCCTCTAGCCTACAGTCAGTTTTCTATAAACATTGAAAATTTATCAGTAGGATTCTACAACTTGAAGATTGAAACCAACAATGGTGTTTTCTCAAAAAAAATAATTGTGAGACGGTAAACAACATGAATATTGAATCACCCTTAGAACTATTTTACAACACGTATCTTTTAATTATTAATCATTATAAAGTATCTTTGCCTAAACATACAACTAGACAATGAATTATTTTTCTTCTGATTTTAAATTGGGAATTCTTGGCGGTGGACAACTGGGCAAAATGCTATTGTTTGACACCCGAAAATTCGACATACAAACTTATGTTCTTGATCCAAGTGATGAAGCACCATGTAAAATAGCCTGTAATCATTTTTTTAAAGGTGATTTAATGGATTTTGAAACGGTTTATAACTTTGGTAAAAAAGTGGACGTTTTAACTTTTGAAATTGAGTTGGTAAATCTAGAAGCTTTAATAAAACTCGAGGACGAAGGATTAAAAGTATACCCTTCTCCAAAAACGTTGAAACTGATTCAAAACAAAGGAATTCAGAAAGATTTCTATACTCAAAATACTATTCCAACAGCAAATTACAAACGTTTTCACGATTTGAAAAGTCTAGTTGTTTCTATATTAGATTCAAAAACAAAACTGCCATTTGTGTGGAAATGTACGGAATTTGGCTATGATGGTAATGGTGTAAAAGTGATCCGCCATATTTCGGACTTGGATAATTTAGCGAATGTAGAATGTATTGCTGAAGAAATGGTTCCGTTCAAAAATGAATTGGCCGTTATTGTTTGTCGCAATCCTTCCGGTGAAATCAAAACGTATCCTGTGGTGGAAATGGAATTTCATCCCGAAGCCAATCAAGTAGAATATGTGATTTGTCCTGCTCGAATTGATGAAAAAGTTGCTGAAAAAGCAAGAGCAATCGCATTGAATGTTTCCGAAAAATTCAATCATGTGGGATTATTAGCTGTAGAAATGTTTCAAACTGAGGACGATGAAATCCTCGTGAACGAAGTGGCTCCACGCCCGCATAATTCCGGTCATTATTCTATTGAAGCCAGCTATACGTCACAATTTGAAAACCATTTGCGTGCTATTCTTGATTTACCTCTGGGAAATACAGACAGTAAAGTAGCTGGAATTATGGTAAATCTAGTAGGCGCCGAAGGTTTTTCCGGAAATGTAGTGTATGAAAACATCGAAAAAATATTGGGCTGGAATGGTGTTACGCCACACATTTACGGAAAAAAACAAACACGTCCTTTTAGAAAAATGGGACATGTCACCATCGTAAACGAAGACATCAATGAAGCAAGAAGAATTGCCGAGAATGTAAAGAATACGATTAGAGTAATAAGTTAATTGAAAGATTGAAAAAATTAAAGATTAAACAATTCAGAACACCAACTAAATTGAATTTCTCAATAATCTTTAAATACTTAAATCTTTAAATCTTTAAATAAAAAACAATGAAAGTAGCCGTAATAATGGGAAGCATATCCGATATGCCCATCATGCAAGAAGCCATAGATATCCTAAAAGCATTTGAAATAGAAATTGAAGTCGATATCGTTTCGGCACACAGAACTCCCGAAAAATTATTTGATTTCAGCAACAATGCACACACTCGCGGAATTTCGGTAGTAATAGCAGGTGCTGGCGGAGCAGCGCATTTGCCAGGAATGGTCGCTTCTATGTCGCCACTTCCAGTAATTGGCGTGCCAATAAAATCAAGTAATTCCATTGATGGCTGGGATAGCGTATTATCCATTCTGCAAATGCCAGGCGGAGTTCCCGTAGCAACCGTTGCCTTAAACGGAGCAAAAAATGCAGGAATTCTTGCCACTCAAATTATAGGAAGTCACAATAAAAGTGTGATGGAAAAAATAATTAAATACAAAACAGGATTGAAAGAAGCCGTTAACATCGCTTCTGAAAGTTTACAGAAATAGAAAAAGCTCCTTGATGGAGCTTTTTTCATTTATTTAAATCTTGAAACATTATTCAGCATTAACCACGATTTCAAGAACTCCTTCAAATTCTGATGCAATAATATCGTCTTTACTTAACCAATATTCAGAAGTCATAATCGTATAATTCACATTATCCGTAGTCTTAACATCCCATAAAATGTCTTCGGCTTCTGGGAAAAGAGCATTTTCAGTCATCTGACTATCAAATAATCGTTTAATTAAATTACTACCCGACAATCCGTTGTTTAATAATTTTAAAATACTTTCTTTAGTCAATTCGTTTTCATTTTCACCTTCTGCTGGCGTCAAACTGCATTCGATAATAGTCGCTTTTGCATTAGGAAAAGTACCGTTGTATGCTTTGAAAAGCAATTGATTAATATGAAACAAAGTCGAATGCAATCCTATCTCTGGATATTCTTCACATACTTTATCCAAAAACATATCATTCGAAATTTGCTGAATCTGACCTTCATTTAAAGCTTCAGATAATTTGTATTCCAATACAATTGCAGCAGCATCTCTGGCTTCAAAATCAGAAATTGCCATAAATAACAATTCTCTTAAACTGGCAGCATCTGCCTCAGCTGCATCTGGATAATCAAATTTTTCAAGTAGTTTAATATAATCTTCATTTGTCCAATATTCTTCCACCTCATCAACAGTATTCGCTCTATTTATTGTAATTTGATACTTCATCTTTTCTTTAAATTTATTATATTTTTTCTGATTAGTCTTCTATAAAACGAATCATTTTTTCACAATTTAGGGCTTTATTACTGCCAAACGAAATAAATAACATTTAAATAACACTTTATAGTGCGCTATTTTGGCCCAAATCAATTCCCTAGACAACCCCATTTTTTTTATTAAATCCGTACCTTTGATTTCTTTTAAATATCGAATTATTTTTATTACAAAATACAAATGAGCATCCTAACACACCATTTCAATACAAAATACAATACTGCGCCTTTTTCGAAAATTAAAAACGAAGATTTTCTTCCTGCTTTTCAAAAAGGAATCGAATTGGCAAAAGCCGAAATCGATGCTATTGTTCGAAATCCGATACAACCAACTTTCGAAAATACGATTGAAGCATTAGCTTTCAGCGGCGATGTTTTGGACAGAATTTCAAGCATCTTTTTCAACTTGAATTCTGCAGAAACTAATGATGAAATTCAGAAAATCGCCCAGGAAGTTTCACCTTTATTGTCTGAATTTGGAAATGACGTTCGTCTTAATCCAGATTTATTCGCCAGAGTAAAAACGGTGTATGAGCAACGAGAAAAACTGAATCTAAATCCAGAGCAAACCACTCTTTTAGACAAAAAATACAAGAGTTTTTCCAGAAACGGAGCGAATTTGCCCGAAGACAAAAAGAATGAATTAAGAGAAATCGACAAAGAATTATCGAAATTGAGTTTGCAATTTGGCGAAAATGTTTTAGCCGAAACCCAAGCCTATCAATTGCATATTACAAATGAATCCGATTTAGCCGGTTTACCAGACGGAACTATCGAAGCTGCACATTCTTTGGCAAAAATCCAAGAAAAGCAAGGCTGGATTTTTACCTTAGATTATCCAAGTTATGTTCCGTTTGTGACCTATGCAGATAATCGTGAATTGCGCAAGAAAATGGCAATCGCTTTTGGCGCGAAAGGCTTTCAAAACAATGAATTTGACAATCAGGAAATTGTGCTTAAAATTGCCAAATTACGTTTTGACAGAGCACAAGTTTTAGGTTACGCCACGCACGCGCATTTTGTGCTTGAAGAACGCATGGCCGAAAGCCCAGAGAAAGTAAAAACATTCTCGAATGATTTATTGGAAAAAGCCAAACCGGCAGCTCTGAAAGAATTTGCACAACTGACTGATTTCGCAAAAGAGCAACACGGAATTGAACATCTCGAAAAATGGGATGGCGCGTATTACTCGGAGAAATTGAAACAGCAATTATTCAATTTGGATGATGAAATATTAAAGCCTTATTTTCAATTAGAAAAAGTTCTGGACGGTGCTTTTGCAGTAGCGCAAAAATTATTCGGAATTACCTTTGAAGAAATTTTTGAAGTGGATAAATACCACGAAGAAGTAAAAACATACGCAGTAAAAGACGAAGACGACCAACTGGTTGCTGTTTTTTATGCTGATTTCTTTCCAAGAAAAGGCAAACGAAACGGTGCATGGATGACGTCTTTTAAATCGCAATATATCAAAAAAGGAAGCAACGAAAGACCGCATATTTCAATTGTATGCAATTTCACGAAACCTACTGAAACGAAACCATCATTATTAACTTTTAACGAAGTTACGACTTTGTTTCATGAATTTGGTCATGCATTGCACGGCATGTTAGCCAACACAACATATCCAAGTCTATCAGGAACTTCAGTATATTGGGATTTTGTAGAATTACCAAGCCAGATTTTAGAAAACTGGTGTTACGAACCGGAAGCTTTGGCTTTGTTTGCGTATCATTATCAAACTGGCGAAATGATTCCGATGGAATTAGTACATAAAATTAAAGAAAGCGCGAGTTTTCAGGAAGGAATGGCAACGATGCGCCAATTGAGTTTTGGATTATTAGATATGGGATGGCATGCGCAAGATCCTTCCAATATCAAAGACATCAAAGCTTTTGAATCCGAACAATTTGCAGCCACACAATTGTATCCTGATGTAAAGGAGAATGCAATGAGCACTTCTTTTTCCCATATTTTTCAAGGTGGT
Proteins encoded:
- a CDS encoding tetratricopeptide repeat protein; translated protein: MKQLLLILLFLPIIMWSQSNYEKAEKFFKEEKYDQAQLAFESVLKSNPSDLKTIEYLGDIAGQNKSWDKAIGYYKKLKQLKPSEANYYYKYGGALGMKAKEVNKFKALGMIDEVKSSFEKAITLNPKHIEARWALIELYIQLPGIVGGSESKAIKYSNELLRLSPMDGYLSRGHIEEYFKRYKVAELQYKKAIIVGGSKTSYQKLASLYKNKMQEPEKAKAILENYNNKKVQD
- the obgE gene encoding GTPase ObgE yields the protein MTEGNFVDYVKIYVSSGKGGKGSTHLHREKFIEKGGPDGGDGGRGGHVYLVGNKGLWTLFHLKFARHIKAGNGGDGSGDRSTGADGDDKFIEVPLGTVVKDKETGEILFEITEDGEKQILSRGGKGGLGNWHFRSSTNQTPRYSQPGLPGVEMDVILELKVLADVGLVGFPNAGKSTLLSVLTSAKPKIADYPFTTLKPNLGIVAYRDFQSFVIADIPGIIEGAAEGKGLGHYFLRHIERNSTLLFLVPVDTPDIKAEYDILVNELTKYNPEMLDKERLLVISKCDMLDDELKAELKTELDVAFKDVPYMFISSVAQQGLTELKDKLWKMLND
- a CDS encoding hemolysin family protein, with the protein product MSEIALISARKNRLETAAKKGNKSAKIALDLANSPNKFLSTVQIGITLIGILTGIYSGDKITVDVETFVSGFEFLKPYAHPVAVGLVVVVLTFFSLVLGELLPKRIGLNHPEAIAKAVALPMKIVSIVTAPFIWLLTHSTDFLLDILQIKPTADGKVTEEEIKAIIKEGTEGGEVQEIEQDIVERVFHIGDRKINSLMTHRKSVVFLPLHSDKEQVREFMLKELHSIYPVYGENYDDIVGVVNLKNIFAHFENESFNLAAIMTEAPFMMEQTTAYVALENFKKTGIHYAFVSDEYGVFQGVITLNDILEALVGDASDFYKDDFQLIEREDGTWLVDGHYSLHDFLTYFELDELINDYEVTTVSGLIMTELSHIPKQGEKLIWQKFELEVIDMDGVKIDKVMVKALK
- a CDS encoding adenylate kinase, with the protein product MTNIVLFGKPGAGKGTQAEFLKEKYKLTHISTGDVFRFNLKNDTELGKQARVFMDAGDLVPDELTTKMLIDEVNKHPDTNGILFDGYPRTISQAEALDAFLISIGSKVAATIALEADDEILVKRLLERGKTSGRIDDQDEEKIRNRYQEYNEKTAPLMNYYEEQGKFYAVNGIGSIAEITERVSNVIDNL
- the hpt gene encoding hypoxanthine phosphoribosyltransferase; translated protein: MIQLHDKQFVPFISAKEIDFAIAKMVSQVEADFAHETPVFVGVLNGSFMVVSDFMKLYKKPCEVSFIKMASYEGTSSTNEVKQLIGINQDLTGRSVVIIEDIVDTGNTLVELKELFKKQNVKHFKIATLFFKPEAYKKDIKIDYVGIRIPNKFIVGFGLDYDGLGRNLPEVYKLKE
- a CDS encoding DUF1800 family protein; this encodes MASLNPNTAILGIKNAKHLLRRATFVYTKALIEQYSKLTPNEALHLLLVESTLPLNLPYDSLPTTAPDGFWTESTNLASSFPNQYGKGTIVTGWWWFNAINTPTLKFKLSHFLSTRFTVIKNEQVFGSATEFYDYIRLLLFYSYGNYKILAKKITLNNSMLSFLNNTSNIKSSPNENYAREFLELFTIGKGAQIAPGNYTNYTESDIVQAARVLTGFKRKYERSIIDSETGIPKGYNQFSDHNTSSKSFSSAFNNKTIASATDAASMDTELNSYIDMVFEQPATAKNICRKIYTYFVKSNISEEVENDIINPLAQDFYDNGYEIVPIIRKLLESQHFYDLDDSNATDETIGGIIKSPLQQLSEICTYLKASIPDPSSNPSYFYYNFWTYFVSNTFFIRSNMILFEPENVAGHAAYYQAPNFDKTWISSSTLIAKYRLGESLLDGINRISGNSNIITKINISAVIKNDGIISNPSNPFTLTSELCNALFAQEPDTDRINYFMNSFLLQGLTNYYWTEAWNNFISTNNSSVVESRLKLLVTKILRAPESQMF
- a CDS encoding DUF1501 domain-containing protein — protein: MRRRNFIKLTSTASALSLLPTEVFALFKSAGMTTCPDSNSKKIVLIQLAGANDGLNTIVPLNQYDTYASLRPNIKLNNIGQANGVINLDSTVPLTNQVGLHPSLTGFKDLYDKGFMRIIQGVGYPSQDKSHFKSTDLWLTGGDGTMANNYFDSGWIGRFLENYYTAFLNSNFPLGIQLGSSDNSLGFHGVIEHGMSLNISGQDLSGFYSVVNGLGGTPPTNIPDSEYGGLIQYIINNDTSTNSYAQTITNSFNSGSNSLTYPNTSLSNQLKTVARFISGGLETKVYLVKVGGFDTHDMQVAANNTTHLGNHANLLTQISEAINSFITDLNNQNIANDVVAITFSEFGRKAGENASLGTDHGEIAPMFVFGNAINPGISGTNINLSEAVSTNNYQVRTVQHDYRRVFSTVLQDWFGTSNKTLDLTFYNNTTNIGFSNNKIADLIKTQNIVNATCYTDNLLSTNEYKNNYEVIVYPNPVSELLTINAPNNNDILAVSIYSMDGKFIGKYKNPLAYSQFSINIENLSVGFYNLKIETNNGVFSKKIIVRR